The Mesorhizobium sp. B2-8-5 genome segment GATGTCTTCCTTCGCGGCCGCGGAAAGCCGGTATAGGACCATGGCCTTACAAGCCGGTTTTTTTCGCGCGTAAGCTTGCCTGTTGCCCCAGGCCATCCATAAATTTTTCGACGCCGTCTTCAGTAACATCCTCGAAACGGCCTTGTTCGATGTCGTGGAAGCCGATGTTGGCGGCCTCCCTGAGCGCAGCGAGCTTTGCCTTCTCCCTCGCCTCGCGCTGCTCGACCAGCCGCAAGCCGTCACGCAACACCTCGCTGGCGTTCTGATAACGCCCGGTTTTCACCAGTCGGTCGATCACCTCTTCGAGGTGTTCCGTCAGGACAACATTGCGTGTCGGCATCGCGATATCAGCTCCAATTCAACAGGCACGATACAAGGACATGGCATATTATGCCAATGGTTATTGCGGTCAGCGCCGTCGAAGGATGGCCTGACCTTCGAAAACAGAATCGCGCGGCAACGCTCGACAACAGTTTCTCAGTTTGGCCTAATGGCAACCCGCTATGCTTTCGAGATGCGCGGGACTGTAAGACGGCGAACCAGGGTTGAGGGTATGAAGTTCACGCCGACGGCCATTGCACCGACACTCGTGTTTTTCCTGTTCGCGGCCGGCTGTTCATCGACCACGGCGTCGATCAGCCCGGCGAAGTACGACAAAATGAACTGCCCCGAGCTCAATAATGCGGTCGGCGACACCGCCACCGATATTTCACGCACCGCAATCGCCCGCGGCAAGGTCGCCAACACGAGCGTGCCGACGTGGCTGCTCGGCGGCGAGCGCGTGAAGACGGTGGTGGCCAATCGCGAAACCGCCCGGATCGACAGGCTGCAGCAACAGCAGCAGGCGATCGTCGCCACGCGGAGGCAGAGGTGCCCATCCTCGCAGTGAACCTGAAGCGCGTCGCGCCGAACGGATTCAGGCGATGCCGCCGCACACTTTTGGGCGACATGCATTAGCCTGGCTGGGCTCGCCCCGCCTCAAGCGCTCATGCGGAACTTTGTCGAATCGATCGCCGCGTTCATCAGCGTCTGCGTATAGGCTTCGCGCGGATTGTCGAAGATCTCTTGCGTCGGCCCTTCCTCGACGATCTTTCCCTGCTTCATGACGATGATGTAGTCGGCCATGGCGCGCACCACCGCGAGGTCGTGGCTGATGAAGAGATAGGACAGTTCGTGGTTGGCCTGCAGCTTGCGCAACAGCTCGACGATCTGCTTCTGCACCGAGCGGTCGAGCGCCGAAGTCGGCTCGTCCAGCACCACCACTTTCGGCTTCAGGATCATGGCGCGGGCAATGGCGATGCGCTGGCGCTGGCCGCCGGAGAATTCGTGCGGGTAGCGGTTGCGCGCGTTTGGATCGAGGCCGACCTCGCGCAGCGCCTCGGTGGCGCGCTGGTCGCGCTGCTTGCCCGTGAGCGAGGGCTCGTGCACCAAAAGGCCCTCGGTAACGATCTGTCCGACGGTCATGCGCGGCGACAGCGAACCGAACGGATCCTGGAAGACGAGCTGCAATTCGCGCCTGAGTGGCCGCATCGCCTGGCGGTCGGCCTCGGAAATATCGCGGTCGCCGAAGCGGATGACGCCGTCGCTGGGCAAGAGCCTGAGCAGCGCGCGGCCGAGCGTCGACTTGCCCGAGCCGGACTCGCCGACGATGCCGATCGTCTGGTTGCGCTTCAGCCGGATCGAGATCCTGTCCACCGCGCGCAGCATCAGCGGCTCGCCGCCAAGAAAGCCGCCGCCGATCTTGAAGACGACTTCGACATTGCGGCCTTCGAGCAGCACCGGCGAATTGGCGGGCGGCGCCGCCTTGGCGCCCGTCGGCTCGGCCGCGAGCAGCATCTTGGTGTAGGCATGCTGCGGATTGGCGAAGAGCGCTTCCGCATCGCCCTCCTCCACCACCTCGCCCAGGCGCATGACATAGACGCGGTCGGCGAAACGGCGCACGATGCCGAGGTCGTGGGTGATGAAGACGATGGCCATGCCGAGCTTGCGCTGCAGTTCGGCAAGCAGCATCAGAATCTGCGCCTGGATGGTGACGTCGAGAGCCGTCGTCGGTTCGTCGGCGATCAGGATGTCCGGATCGTTGGCCAAGGCCATGGCGATCATGACGCGCTGGCGCTGGCCGCCCGACATCTCGTGCGGATAGGATTTCATCCGCCGTTCGGGATCGGGAATATGCACCAGCCTGAGCAATTTCAGCGCCTCTTCCCGCGCCGCGGCCGCGTTCAGCCCGCGGTGTCGACTGATCGGTTCCATCAGCTGGTTGCCGATTGTGTAGAGCGGGTCGAGCGAGGTCATCGGCTCCTGGAAGATCATGCTGATCTTGCGGCCGCGCACCTGGTTCAGCTCGCTCTTTGACATCGTCAGGAGATTGCGGCCACGGTAGTCGACCTGGCCGGTCGCCTCGCCATTGGAGGAAAGCAGGCTCATCGCCGCCATCATCGTCTGGCTTTTGCCGGAGCCGGATTCGCCGACGACGGCGACCGTCTCGCCGGCGTTGACCTTGATGTTGATGCCCTTCACGGCCTCGACCGTGCCGTCGAGGGTCTGGAAGCGGACGCGCAGGTCCTTGACGCTGAGGATCGTTTCGGAAGCGGTCATCTCAGCGGTCCTTGGGATCGAGCGCGTCGCGCAGGCCGTCGCCGACGAAGTTCAGGGCAAACAGCGTCGAGACGAGGAAGAAGGCCGGGAACAAAAGCAGCCAGTTGGCGTAGCCGATGTTCTTGGCGCCGACCGAGATCAGCACGCCCCAGCTGGTCATCGGCTCCTGCACGCCTAGACCGAGGAAGGACAGGAAGCTCTCCAGGATGATGACCTGCGGCACCAAGAGCGTCATGTAGATGACCACCGGGCCAAGCAGGTTGGGGATGACATGGCGCAACAGGATGCCGCGCTGGCCGACGCCCATGGCCTCCGCCGCCTGGACATATTCCTGCCTGCGGATCGACAGCGCCTGGCCGCGCACGATGCGCGCCATGTCGAGCCACAACACAGCGCCGACGGCCAGGAACATCAGCACGAAGTTGCGGCCGAAAAACACCACCAACATGATGACGAAGAAGATGAAGGGCAGCGAATAGAGCACGTCGACAATGCGCATCATCACCTCGTCGACCTTGCCACCGGAGAAGCCCGCGGTCGCGCCATAGATGACGCCGATGACGCCGGCGACGACGCCGGCGAGCAGGCCGATGGCCAAAGAGATGCGTCCGGCCATCAGCGTGCGCGAAAGCAGGTCGCGGCCGGTGTTGTCGGTGCCGAAGAAGAAATATTGCTGCTTCACGGCCGAGCTCATCGTCACTTCGAGACCGTCGGGCGACTTGTTCTCGATCCTGGTGTCGTCGAAGGCGTCGGAGCGGTCGAGATAGCGGATGTTGCGGTCGTCGATCGGCTTGGTCGAGGTGACGGTGACGACGATGCGATTGCCGTCCTGGTGCCATTCCTTGATGTCGGCGCGCATGCGCTTGATGGCGTCGCCCAGCGCACCCTGGATCATGTCGGGTTTCGGATAGGCCGAAAGGCTCGGCGGCATGCGCACATAGTCGCCATAGATGGTGGTGTATTCATGCGGCACGACCCACGGACCGCAAATGCTGGTGACGGCGATGAAGGCCAGGTAATAGAGGCTGAGCATCGCGGCGCGGTTGCGCTTGAGCCGAGCCCAGGCATTGCCCCAGAGCGAGCGGCCGACGATCGGCTCGGGTACGGCGACGGCGAGGTCAGTCATAGCGCACCCTCGGGTCGACGACCGCATAGAGCAGGTCGACGATCAGGTTGAAGACGATGGTGAAAAGCGCGATCACCACCACGGTTCCCATGACCAGCGTATAGTCGCGGTTGAGGGCTGCATCGACGAAGTAGCGGCCGACGCCGGGGATGGAGAAGATCGTCTCGACGATGATCGAACCGGTCAACAGCGCGGCGGCCGCCGGGCCGCTGAAGGAGACGATCGGCAGCACGGCGCCGCGCAGCGCGTGCTTGACCACCACCGACCAGTCGGAGAGACCGAGGGCGCGCGCCGTGCGGATATGGTGCGAACGCAGGCTCTCGATCATGGAGCCGCGCATCAGGCGGGCGACGATGGCGATCTGCGGCAAGGCCAGCGTCAGCACCGGGCCGACCTTGTTGATGAAGGCGCCGTCGCTCCAGCCACCGATCGGCAAGAGCTTCCAGGACAGCCCGAAGACGAGCTGGATCACCGGCGCAATGACGAAGGTCGGGATGGTGCTGCCGGCGGTGGCCAAGGCGATCACCGAATAATCGCCTATTTTGTTCTGGTTGAGCGCGGCGATGGTGCCCAGGATGGAGCCCAGCAGCAGCGCCAGCACCAGCGCCGAGGTGCCGATCTGGATGGAGATCGGCAGGCCCTTGGCGAAGAGTTCGGTGACGGTGAAATCCGGCAGGTTGTAGCTCGGGCCGAAACTGCCGCGCAAAAGATTGCCGAGATAGTGAACATATTGCAGCCAGAGCGGATCGTTGAGGCCGAACTGGGCTTCGAGATTGGCCCTGATCTCGGGGCTCAGGCCCCGCTCCTGGTTGAACGGGCCGCCAGGGGCGACGCGGATCAGGAAAAACGCCACCGTCACGATGACGAATAGCGTGGGGATGGCGGTCAACAGCCGCCGGAAGACATAACGCAGCATCGGCGCCCCGCTTCAGCCAGGGCGACAGCTCTCCAGACGAGACCGTGGCGCGCTGGCATCTCTGATCTTCGCACCGGCATGCCCGAAAATCCAATCCGACTTTCGGCCCGGCACGATGACAGACCGAGGCCGCCGCTCCCAAAAAGAGAGCGGCGGCACGGCCAAGGTTTCTTGTCAGTCCTTGGAGATGAAGCGGGACGGATGAATGTCCATCACATTGTCGTCGAAGCCATGCAGCTTCGAGGAAACGATGTCGTGGTAGCTGTAGTAGAGAAGCGGGATCTCGCCGACATCGTCGACGAGGATGCGCTCGGCTGCGGCGAGGTCCTTCATGCGCTCCTCGGGCTTGCCGCCCGCGGCGGCCGCCTTGTCCATGGCGGCTTCATAGGCAGGGCTGTTGTAGTTCGAGTAGTTGTTGCCGCTTGCCTTGCGCGAGATGCCGAGGAAGGTCTCCGGATCCTTGTAGTCGGCGATCCAGGCGGCGCGGGCGACGTCGTAATTGCCCTTCTGCTCGAGGAAGCCGTAGTGGGTCTTGGTGTCGGTGTTGAGCAGAGTCACCTCGACGCCGAGCGGCTTCAGCTGTTCCTGGATGGCGACCGCCGTGTTCTTATGGTTCTCCGAGGTGTTGTAGCGGATCTCCATCTTCAACGGATGCTCGGGTGTATAGCCTAGTTTTTCCAGGATCTTCTTGGCCTCGTCCTCGCGGTCGATCTGCGGCATGTCGGCGTATTTGGCCAGTGCCGGCGTGTAGCCCTCGATGCCCGGAGGCACCATCGAATATCCGGGCAGCATCGAGTTCTGCCAGACCTTCTCGGCGAGGAAGTCGCGGTCGATCGCCATCGAGATTGCGTTGCGCAACTCGACATTGTCCCACGGCGCCTTGTCTGTCTTGATCGCGTAATAATAAGTGCCGAGATATGGCCCGACACGGACCTGGTCACCGAATTTGGTCTTGAGATCGGCGAGTTGCTCAGTTGGCAGGTCGCCATAGCTGTCGAGTTCACCGGCCTCGAAACGCTTCATCGCCGACGAGCGATCCTCGGTCGGGATGTAGTTGACCACGTCGAGCTTGACGCTCGCGGCGTCCCAGAACTTCGGGTTTTTGACCAATTTCATATGGTCGTTGGGAACCCACTCCGCCAGCGTATAGGCGCCGTTGGAGACCAGCTTGCCCGGCTTGATCCAGTCGGCGCCGAGCTTGTCGATGGAAGCCTTGTTGACCGGATAGGTCGCCTGGTGGGTCAGCATCTCCAGGAAGTAGGGTGTCGGAGCCTTCAGCGTGACTTCAAGCGTGTTGGCGTCGATCGCCTTCACGCCCATATCCTCGGCCTTGCCTTTTTTGGTGTTGAAGTCCTCCGCGCCCTTCACCGGATAGAGCATCGAGGCGTATTCCGCAGCGGTGGCCGGATCTTCCAGCCGACGGAACGAATAGACAAAGTCGTCCGCCGTCACCGGGGTGCCGTCCGACCAGAGGCCGTCCTTGCGCAGCTTGAAGGTGTATACGGTGCCGTCATCCGATACCGTCCAACTTTCGGCGGCGCCCGGAATGAGGTTCGTCTTCTGGTCATGCATGGCCAGGCCCTGGAACAGGTCGCGTATGATATCGGCTTCATAGACTGTCGATGTCTTGTGCGGATCGACCGTCTCCGCCTCGGCGGCGGCGCCGCGGTTGTAGATGGTCTCGGCGAAGGCCGGCGTGTACAAGGTGCCGGCGGCCAGAGCCATGGTGGTGGCGAACACCGTCGCCTTCAGCATGTTTTTCAGCATGAAGTCTCTCCCTGTCGGCGCAGCCCCTCAGCCGCGCCTTTTTAAGTTTTGACACCCCGGAACCGTTGAAACGGCCCGTTTCAGGCGTGCCGCCGGTCCGTTCCGGCGGCTGGTGGCAGGAGACTAGACAGAGCGAAATCTTATTTCAACCATTGCCTGCTTGACGCAGAGTGAGCGTCATCACGCTAAAACAGCGAAACCTAAAGCTTATAGCTTGCCTTCAACTTGGCACACCTGCCGGTTGTTCGATGTGTTTTCTGTTTTTGCAGGCAGGTGTTGGCATTCTCCGCAACATGCTGAAAAACCGAAAATTCCCTGTTTCTTGGTCTCGTTTCCGGGCGGACGCCTCGGGCACGTCGGCAATCGAATTCGCCATGCTTGCGCCGATCTTCATCCTGCTTCTGCTCGGCATGGTTGCATATGGAATCTATTTCGGTGCCAGCCACTCCGTGCAGCAGATCGCCGCCGATGCGGCGCGCACGGCCATTGCCGGCCTCAATCAGACCGAGCGGCAGGCACTGGTCACCGATTTCATCGCCCACGACGTCGCGGGGTACCCCTTCGTCGATCCCAACAAGCTGACCATCAACGCACAGGACAGCGTCGCCGACGGCAGCCAGTTCGTCGTCTCGGTCAGCTACGATGCGCGCAACCTGCCGATCTGGAACCTGTTCCGGACACTGCCGCTGCCGGGCACGACGATCCAGAGTCAATCGACGATCCGCGTCGGAGGCATATGATGCCCGTCAAGGGGGGATTGATGGCGGCGACGCGGAGACTGCTCGCCGACCGTAACGCGAATTTCGCCGTCATGACGGCGCTATGCACGCCGGTGGCGCTGGCGCTGACCGCCTTCGCGATCGACGAAGGCTCGCTCTACAACGAGCGCCGCGCCGCGCAGTCGATCGTCGACCTTGCCGCCATCACCGCGGCCTCGAACATCACCAATGCCGAGCAGGCGGTGCTGACGACGCTCAGCGACAACGGCATCACCTCGGTCGCCGTGCAGCAGCAAGGCACCACCGTGGCGCCAACCGCCAGCAAGGCGGTCGTCCAGATCGTGCCGGGGCGCTACACGGGCGTCAGCACCATTGCCGCCGGCAACCGGTTCGAGGCGGGCAAGCTGCCCTACAATGCCGTGCAGGTGTCGCTGAAGAAGCAGGGCACGCTCTATTTCGCCGGCTCGATCATGTCGCCGCCCACTCTTGGCACGACCGCTATCGCCAGCGCGCAGCCGCAAGCGGCCTTTTCGGTCGGCTCGCGGCTTGCCAGCCTCAATGGCGGCATTCTCAACGCGCTTCTCGGCGGCCTTCTCGGCGGCAACATCTCGCTCAGCGTGATGGATTATAATTCACTGGTGTCGGCCGATGTCGATGTTCTTTCGTTCACCGATGCGCTGGCCACGCAATTGCATCTGACTGGCGTCAGCTATTCCGACGTGCTCGCCTCCAAGGCAACGATCGGCCAGATCGCCACCGCCATGGCCAATGTGCCGGGGCTGGACCGCACAGCCAAGATCGCCCTGCAGACCATGGCCTCCAGCGCCACCAATACGGTCAAGATTCCGCTCGGCAGCCTCGTCGACCTGGGCTCGGTGGGCAGCCTCGGCCTCGGGCAGAAACCCGCCGGGCTGTCGGTCGACGCCAGCGCGCTCAGCATGCTGACGGCGGCGGCGGCGCTTGCCAACGGCACGAACCAGGTCCCGGTCAATCTCGGCGCCACGATACCGGGGCTGGCATCGACGACGCTTGCCATCGCCATCGGCGAGCCGATGCAGAACTCGCCCTGGCTCGCGGTCGGAGAAGCAGGCACCGTGGTGCGCACGGCGCAGACTCGCATCAAGCTCAACGCCAGCGTGACACTTGGCAATTCCAATCTCGGCGGCGGCGCCAGTCTTGTCGCCGTCCACCTGCCGCTCAATGTCGAAGTGGCCTATGCCGAAGCGAAGCTGACCGATATCAGTTGCCCGACGGGTCCCTCCAGCATCAAGGTTTCGATCGCCGCGCAGCCGGGCGTGGTCTCAGCCCATCTCGCCAGCAGCAGCGCAAGCGGCTTCGCGGATTTCACCAAGCCGCAGTCCTTCTCCGACGCCGATATCGCGGACCTGAAGCTGTTGCTCATCCCGGTGCTGCAGGTGACAGGCTCGTCGGCCTTCTCGGTCACCAACATGACGCCGACCACCCTGACCTACAACGCCACCGACATCGCCAACAAGGCGATCAAGACGGTGTCGACGAAGAACCTGACGCAGTCGCTGACGACATCGCTGATCAACAACCTGTCGCTTTCGGTCAATGCGCTGGGGCTAGGCCTCGACGTGACCGCCGTGCTCGGCACAGTGAAGCCGGCGGTGACGACGCTGCTCAACGGCGTGACCGCGCCGGTCGACAGCCTGGTCTACAACGTTCTTGGGGCGCTTGGCGTCCGCGTCGGCGAGGCCGACGTCCGGGTGACCGGCGCGACCTGCGGGCGCTCGGTCCTCGTCCAGTAAGCCGCCTTTCAGGCAATTCTCCCGACGAAGCACCCCACGGGCGGCAGTGCCAGGGCAACCTCCTCGAGAACACCGCCAAGAACGCCGGCGACCTCAACGGCAAGAGCCGTTATCTCGGTATCCCTGATCTCGGCCGGCAGCGACCAGTTCGCCGGCTCCGCGGCGAAGTTGAAGACGCACAGCAATTTCTCGTCTTCGTGCTGGCGGATGAAAGCCAGCACATCGCCCTCGGCCTCGAGGAAACGGATAGAGCCTTGGATCAGCGCCGAATGGCGCCTGCGCAGGGCAAGGATCGAGCGATAAGTCGCCAGCACGGAACCGCCTTCGCCATGCTGGACATCGACCGCACGCACACGATGTGCTTGCGGCACCGGCAGCCAAGGCTTGCCGGTGGAGAAGCCGGCATTGTCCGCCTCCGCCTGCCACACCATCGGCGTGCGGCAGCCGTCCCTGCCCTTCACGCCCGGCCAGAAGCGGATGCCGACCGGATCGCGCAGATCCTCATAGGCAAGCTCGGCTTCCTCCAGCCCCAGTTCCTCACCCTGATAGAGGCAGATCGATCCGCGCAGGCATGACAATAGCGCGATCGAGAACTTCGCCACCGCGTCCGGGCTCTCGCCGGGCCGTGTCCAGCGGCTGACGTGGCGCACGACGTCATGGTTGGAGAAGGCCCAGCAGACCCAGCCGTCCGGGGCGGTCGTCTCGAACGCCTCCACGCAGCCGCGCACATGGGCGGTGGAAAATTGCGGGCTGAGCAGGTCGAACGTGTAGCACATCTGCAATTTATCGCCGCCGGATACATAGGCGGCGAGCGTCTGCAAGGAACGCTCCTCGTCACCCACCTCGCCGACCGCGGCGCGGTCGGGATATTCGTCGAGCAGCGCGCGGAAGCGTTTCAGGAAGTCGAGGTTTTCGGGCCGCGTCTTGTCGAAGAGATGCTCCTGGAAGCCATAGGTGCTGGTCGAACCGTTGGTGCCGGCGACGCTTGATGCCAAGGGCGGGTTGTCGCGCAGCCAGCGGTCATGGACATAGTAGTTGACCGTATCCAGCCGAAAGCCGTCGACGCCGCGCTCCAGCCAGAAGCGCACGGTGTCGAGCAGCGCGTCCTGAACGTCAGGATTGTGGAAGTTCAGATCCGGCTGCGCGGCCAGAAAATTGTGCATGTAATATTGCCGGCGGGTGGCGTCCCATTCCCAGGACGGGCCACCGAAGACGGACAGCCAGTTGTTGGGGGCATTGCCGTCCGGCCTGGCGTCGGCCCAGACATACCAGTCGGCCTTGGCATTGTCGCGGCTGGCCCGGCTTTCGACGAACCATTCGTGCTTGTCCGACGAATGCGAGATCACCTGGTCGATGATGAGCTTCAGGCCGAGCCGATGCGCCTCGGCGACCAGCGCGTCGAAATCCCCCAGCGTCCCGAACATCGGATCGACGTCGCGGTAGTCGGACACGTCATAGCCCATGTCGGCCATCGGCGACTTGAAGAAGGGTGACAGCCAGACCGCGTCGACCCCGAGCGAAGCGATATGGGCGAGCCGCGCGGCGATGCCCTTCAGGTCGCCGCTGCCGTCGCCGCTCGTATCCTGGAAGGAGCGCGGATAAACCTGATAGATGGCGCAGCCGCGCCACCATTCGGCGCCTTGCTCTGGATTGTCGCCAGCCATCACGACCCCTTCCTGCTGCGCGATTTAGCGGCTCGCCGCTCGATCATGAAACCGACGCTGCGGCCGGGCAACGGCCGCGCCAAATCGACCGGCTGCGTCTCGATTGCCGGGCGCCATTCAAATCCGTCCCGCGCGGGCAGGCTGAAGACACATTGGCGGCGGTCGCCGTTGATCACCACTGCCAGGCGCCTGCCCTCGGCATCGCCGAGCAGCATGACGAGGCGATGTCGGCCGGGATCGTTCCAGTCCGTATCGCCGAGCGGCGCGCCGGTCTCGGTCAGCCAGGCCACGTCGGGGATTTCCGATCCGTCGGCAGGCTCGCCGGTCAGGAAGCGCGTATCCGCCAGCGCAGGAAAGGCCCGGCGCAGCGCAGCGAGCGACGATGCGTATTGCTCGAGCGCTCGATCGCGGCCGGCCCAGTCGAGCCAGGTGATGGCATTGTCCTGCGCATAGGCGTTGTTGTTGCCTTTCTGCGTGCGGCCGAACTCGTCGCCGGCGGTCAGCATGATGGTGCCGCGCGAGGCAAAGAGCGTGGCGAGCAGCGCGCGCTGGTCGTTGAAGCGGGCCATGGCGATCGCCTCGTCGTCCGTCTCGCCCTCGGCGCCGTTGTTCCAGGACAAATTGTCGTTATGGCCGTCGCGATTCTGCTCGCCATTGGCCTCGTTGTGCTTGCGCTCATAGGCGACGATGTCGGTCAGCGTCATGCCGTCATGCGCGGCGATGAAATTAACGCTGCGGCTCGCCGGTTGGCCGTCCCTGCCGAAGACATCGGAGGAACCGGCAAGCCGGGTGGCCAAAGCGCCGATCGCGCCGGTATCGCCGCGCCAGAAGCGCCTGACATCGTCGCGGTAGCGGTCGTTCCATTCCAGATATGGCGGACGGAAACTGCCGAGCTGGTAACCGTTCGGACCGATATCCCAGGGCTCGGCGATCAGCACGCGATCGGCGAGCGCAGGATCGCCGGCGATGGCCTGAAGCAGCGGTGCCTCGGGATCGAAGGCGCCGTCGACGCGCCCGAGCACGGGCGCCAGATCGAAACGGAAGCCATCGACACCGGCGAGGCGAACGAAGTGGCGGAGCGTGTCGAGCACCATCTCGCGCACCACCGGACGGTCGCAGGCGACGGTGTTGCCGGTGCCGGTGTCGTTGACCAGCCTGCCGTCCGGCTGATGCCGGTAGTAGCTTATCGCATCCAGTCCGCGCAGCGACAGTGTCGGCCCGAGCCGGTCGCTTTCGCCGGTGTGATTGAAGACGAGGTCGAGGATGGTGCCAATGCCCGCCTTGCGCAACGCGGCGACGGTATCGCGCAGTTCCTCGAGGCCGGCGGGCGCGAGACGCGGATCGAGCGCCATGAAGGTGACGGGATTGTAGCCCCAGGCGTTGCTCAGCCCCAATGGCGGCAGGTGCCGCTCGTCGATCGACGCGGTGACCGGCATCAGTTCGACGGCCGAGACGCCGAGACGCTGCAGGTGCGCGACGACAGCCGGATGGGCAAGCGCCGCGATGGTGCCGCGCTCAGCCTCCGGCACGTCCGGATGCAGCTTGGTGAAGGAGCGGACGTTGAGCTCGTAGATCAGCCCGCCGGGCTGGAACAGCGGCGGCTTGGCCGGCTGCGGCTTGGGCAGCGGGCGCGCAATCGCCTTCGGCATCAGCGAGGCGGTGTCGGCGCTTTCGTTGCGCTTGGCTGCGAGCCGCCAATGGTATTGGTATGGACGGTCCAACTCGACGGCGTAGGGGTCAGTGAGAAGCTTGTTCGGGTCGAACCACAGGCCACGCTCCGGCGCATAGTCGCCGTCGGCGCGAAAGCCGTAACGCGTGCCCTCGCCAAGGCCGGGGACGAGGAGCGCGTGCACGCCCTCGCCTTCCGGATTGAGCTCCAGCCGGTCGAGTTCGCGCGCGCCGGTGTCGTCGAAGATCGAGACCCAGAGACGCCGCGCCGATGAAGACCAGACGGCAAAACGTATGCCTTCGGAGGTGATGGTAGCGCCGAGCTGGGTCATGCGAGCGCCTCCCCTTCTGCCCTTGGAGGAGAAGGTGGACCGGCGCGCGGCGCCGAGACGGATGAGGGGTGTTGGAAGAAATGAGGTGCCGGCGGTGCCAACGCCGGTTTGCGCCAAGCTGGAGCACCCCTCATCCGTCGCCTTCGGCGACACCTTCTCCCACAAGGGGAGAAGGGGGAGCCGCGCTGCGCCGCCACCCTCAAGTAATCACGCTCGGCTTGTTGCGGCCGGTGTGGCTCTTGATGCCGGCGATGTCGTCGGCGGCGGCGATGAGATCGGCGAGCGCTTCCTGGGTGTCGAGATCGTGCCTGGCCTTGTCCGGCTCGTAACGCTCGATATAGACGCGCAGCGTCGCCCCTGATGTGCCGGTGCCGGAGAGGCGCAGGACTACGCGCGAGCCGCCCTCGAACAGGATTCGTATGCCCTGATGCTCGCTCACGGAGCCGTCGACCGGATCGTGATAGGCAAAATCGTCGGCCTTGGCGATCTTGAGGCCGCGCACGCCGGTGCCGGGGAGCGAACCAAGCTTGGCGCGCAGTTCGTCGACCAGCGCGTTGGCGCGGTCGCTCTCGACCTCCTCGTAATCGTGGCGCGAATAGTAATTGCGGCCGTACGTCGCCCAATGCTCGGTGACGATCTGCTTGCAGCTCTCGCCGCGCGCGGCGAGGATGTTGAGCCACAAAAGCACGGCCCACAGACCGTCCTTCTCGCGCACATGGTTGGAGCCGGTGCCGGCGCTCTCCTCGCCGCAGATGGTCGCCATGCCTGCGTCGAGCAGGTTGCCGAAGAACTTCCAGCCGGTCGGCGTTTCGTAGATGCCGATGCCGAGCTTTTCGGCGACGCGGTCGGCCGCGCCGCTGGTCGGCATGGACCGGGCGATGCCTTTCAGGCCGTCCTTGTAGCCCGGCGCCAGTTTGGCATTGGCGGCAAGCATCGCCACCGAGTCCGACGGCGTGACGAAGATGCCTCTGCCGATGATCAGGTTGCGGTCGCCGTCGCCGTCGGAGGCCGCGCCGAAGTCCGGCCCGTCCGGCCCCATCATCTCGTCATAGAGGTGTTTTGCATGCACCAGGTTCGGATCCGGGTGATGGCCGCCGAAGTCGGGAAGCGGCTTGAAGTTGCGGCAGGTGCCTTCGGACGCGCCGAGGCGATGTTCGAGAATCTCCTTGGCATAGGGGCCGGTCACCGCGTGCATGGCGTCGAAGCGCATGCGGAAGCCCGACTTGAAGAGCTTCTTCAGCGCATCGAAGTCGAACAGGCTTTCCATCAATTCGGCATA includes the following:
- a CDS encoding ABC transporter permease, whose translation is MTDLAVAVPEPIVGRSLWGNAWARLKRNRAAMLSLYYLAFIAVTSICGPWVVPHEYTTIYGDYVRMPPSLSAYPKPDMIQGALGDAIKRMRADIKEWHQDGNRIVVTVTSTKPIDDRNIRYLDRSDAFDDTRIENKSPDGLEVTMSSAVKQQYFFFGTDNTGRDLLSRTLMAGRISLAIGLLAGVVAGVIGVIYGATAGFSGGKVDEVMMRIVDVLYSLPFIFFVIMLVVFFGRNFVLMFLAVGAVLWLDMARIVRGQALSIRRQEYVQAAEAMGVGQRGILLRHVIPNLLGPVVIYMTLLVPQVIILESFLSFLGLGVQEPMTSWGVLISVGAKNIGYANWLLLFPAFFLVSTLFALNFVGDGLRDALDPKDR
- a CDS encoding ABC transporter ATP-binding protein, with the protein product MTASETILSVKDLRVRFQTLDGTVEAVKGINIKVNAGETVAVVGESGSGKSQTMMAAMSLLSSNGEATGQVDYRGRNLLTMSKSELNQVRGRKISMIFQEPMTSLDPLYTIGNQLMEPISRHRGLNAAAAREEALKLLRLVHIPDPERRMKSYPHEMSGGQRQRVMIAMALANDPDILIADEPTTALDVTIQAQILMLLAELQRKLGMAIVFITHDLGIVRRFADRVYVMRLGEVVEEGDAEALFANPQHAYTKMLLAAEPTGAKAAPPANSPVLLEGRNVEVVFKIGGGFLGGEPLMLRAVDRISIRLKRNQTIGIVGESGSGKSTLGRALLRLLPSDGVIRFGDRDISEADRQAMRPLRRELQLVFQDPFGSLSPRMTVGQIVTEGLLVHEPSLTGKQRDQRATEALREVGLDPNARNRYPHEFSGGQRQRIAIARAMILKPKVVVLDEPTSALDRSVQKQIVELLRKLQANHELSYLFISHDLAVVRAMADYIIVMKQGKIVEEGPTQEIFDNPREAYTQTLMNAAIDSTKFRMSA
- a CDS encoding peptide ABC transporter substrate-binding protein — its product is MLKNMLKATVFATTMALAAGTLYTPAFAETIYNRGAAAEAETVDPHKTSTVYEADIIRDLFQGLAMHDQKTNLIPGAAESWTVSDDGTVYTFKLRKDGLWSDGTPVTADDFVYSFRRLEDPATAAEYASMLYPVKGAEDFNTKKGKAEDMGVKAIDANTLEVTLKAPTPYFLEMLTHQATYPVNKASIDKLGADWIKPGKLVSNGAYTLAEWVPNDHMKLVKNPKFWDAASVKLDVVNYIPTEDRSSAMKRFEAGELDSYGDLPTEQLADLKTKFGDQVRVGPYLGTYYYAIKTDKAPWDNVELRNAISMAIDRDFLAEKVWQNSMLPGYSMVPPGIEGYTPALAKYADMPQIDREDEAKKILEKLGYTPEHPLKMEIRYNTSENHKNTAVAIQEQLKPLGVEVTLLNTDTKTHYGFLEQKGNYDVARAAWIADYKDPETFLGISRKASGNNYSNYNSPAYEAAMDKAAAAGGKPEERMKDLAAAERILVDDVGEIPLLYYSYHDIVSSKLHGFDDNVMDIHPSRFISKD
- a CDS encoding ABC transporter permease subunit, which produces MLRYVFRRLLTAIPTLFVIVTVAFFLIRVAPGGPFNQERGLSPEIRANLEAQFGLNDPLWLQYVHYLGNLLRGSFGPSYNLPDFTVTELFAKGLPISIQIGTSALVLALLLGSILGTIAALNQNKIGDYSVIALATAGSTIPTFVIAPVIQLVFGLSWKLLPIGGWSDGAFINKVGPVLTLALPQIAIVARLMRGSMIESLRSHHIRTARALGLSDWSVVVKHALRGAVLPIVSFSGPAAAALLTGSIIVETIFSIPGVGRYFVDAALNRDYTLVMGTVVVIALFTIVFNLIVDLLYAVVDPRVRYD
- a CDS encoding type II toxin-antitoxin system ParD family antitoxin; protein product: MPTRNVVLTEHLEEVIDRLVKTGRYQNASEVLRDGLRLVEQREAREKAKLAALREAANIGFHDIEQGRFEDVTEDGVEKFMDGLGQQASLRAKKTGL